From the Bdellovibrio reynosensis genome, one window contains:
- a CDS encoding actin-binding protein, producing MATAAFQKILENLSGNKGVQNLLENFQKLNDEIKKKEVELKDKFDQQKEEKIELAWKKYQEIIKVLSTSEEKLEKEVNTAIKKIKKSADDLEKNIQTYKKKAIAQKTILEKAVFHKTTTKKASSKKTTAKKTAAPKAKAAKKATTKKAAGKKQTKKTTKKKA from the coding sequence GTGGCTACAGCAGCATTTCAAAAAATTCTAGAAAACTTATCTGGAAACAAAGGTGTGCAAAACCTTCTTGAAAACTTCCAAAAGTTGAACGACGAAATTAAGAAAAAAGAAGTTGAGCTTAAAGATAAGTTTGACCAACAAAAAGAAGAAAAAATTGAATTGGCTTGGAAGAAGTACCAAGAAATCATCAAAGTTCTAAGCACTTCTGAAGAAAAGCTAGAAAAAGAAGTGAACACGGCCATCAAAAAGATCAAAAAGTCTGCGGATGATTTGGAAAAAAACATCCAGACTTATAAGAAAAAGGCGATCGCGCAAAAAACTATTTTAGAAAAAGCTGTTTTCCACAAAACAACGACTAAAAAAGCTTCTTCTAAAAAAACGACTGCGAAAAAAACTGCAGCGCCAAAAGCTAAAGCCGCTAAGAAAGCGACTACAAAAAAAGCAGCTGGTAAAAAGCAGACGAAAAAAACAACTAAGAAAAAAGCTTAA
- the gcvP gene encoding aminomethyl-transferring glycine dehydrogenase: MKIADLSPRNEFIPRHIGPSDSDIHAMLKTLGFNSLEQMADKVIPAQIRNQHKYEDVGPGISEYDLLNHLKQMVSKNKVFKNYIGMGYHDTITPTVIQRNIFENPVWYTAYTPYQPEISQGRLEALLNFQTMVADLTGMEISNASLLDEGTAAAEAMFMAHSLCKTKANAFVVSPEMHPHVIEVIGTRAEPLGFEMIVMDPAKYDFAKPVFGVFFQYPNTSGVVEDYSALAKKYKDQGALVTASVDILAMTLLTPPGEWGADMVVGNTQRFGVPLGYGGPHAAFLATKDAYKRLMPGRLVGVSVDSQGKPALRLALQTREQHIRREKATSNICTAQVLLANMASMYAVYHGPQGLKKIALRVQRLTGILAEGLNKLGFKVAPGAFFDTVTVTTDKAAAIIASAEKMQMNFRNFGNNKLGVSLNETTSLEDVEMIWAAFNLGNMPTFTALSVDEALKDIEIPANLTRNSAYMTHVVFNSHHSETEILRYIHQLQNKDITLTHSMIPLGSCTMKLNATTELVPVSWPEISKLHPFAPTIQAAGLIEMIHDLEKKLADITGFAAVSLQPNAGSQGEYAGLLVIRKYHQSRNQGHRNICLIPSSAHGTNPASAALVNMEVVVVACDDQGNVDIADLKAKAEQHKNNLAALMITYPSTHGVFEEGIVEICKIIHDNGGQVYMDGANMNALVGMCRPGTFGPDVSHLNLHKTFSIPHGGGGPGVGPIGVGAHLAPFLPKHSLVPECGPKDGISATTSAPWGSASILPISWAYITMMGAEGLRKATLVSILNANYIAKKLESHFPVLYKGKNGLVAHECIVDVREIKKTSGVDVTDVAKRLMDFGFHAPTMSFPVAGTLMIEPTESESKKELDRFIDSMIAIRQEIATVESGKIDKENNALKNAPHTAQMLMKPEWNHPYSREEAVYPLEWLRLNKFWPSVARVDNAYGDRNLICSCPSLDEYK; this comes from the coding sequence ATGAAAATTGCCGATCTTTCCCCACGCAATGAATTTATCCCACGTCACATTGGTCCCTCTGATTCAGACATCCACGCGATGTTGAAAACTTTGGGCTTTAACTCTCTTGAGCAAATGGCTGACAAGGTCATCCCTGCGCAAATCAGAAATCAACATAAGTACGAAGATGTTGGACCCGGCATTTCTGAATACGATCTTTTAAATCACCTGAAGCAGATGGTTTCTAAAAACAAAGTTTTTAAAAATTATATCGGTATGGGTTACCACGATACGATCACTCCAACTGTGATTCAAAGAAACATCTTTGAAAATCCAGTGTGGTACACGGCTTACACTCCTTATCAGCCAGAAATTTCTCAAGGCCGCTTGGAAGCTTTATTGAACTTCCAAACAATGGTGGCTGATTTAACTGGAATGGAAATCTCAAATGCTTCTCTTCTTGATGAAGGAACGGCGGCAGCTGAGGCGATGTTCATGGCGCACTCACTTTGCAAAACTAAAGCAAACGCTTTTGTTGTTTCGCCAGAAATGCATCCACACGTCATCGAAGTTATTGGAACGCGCGCAGAGCCGTTGGGCTTTGAAATGATTGTTATGGATCCAGCGAAATATGATTTTGCAAAACCTGTGTTCGGTGTTTTCTTCCAATACCCAAATACTTCTGGTGTGGTTGAAGATTACTCGGCCCTTGCAAAAAAATATAAAGACCAAGGCGCATTAGTTACTGCTTCTGTTGATATCTTGGCGATGACTCTTCTAACTCCTCCGGGTGAATGGGGCGCTGACATGGTTGTGGGTAACACCCAACGTTTCGGTGTACCATTGGGTTATGGTGGTCCTCACGCGGCTTTCTTGGCAACTAAAGATGCTTACAAGCGTTTGATGCCAGGTCGTCTTGTGGGCGTTAGCGTGGATTCACAAGGGAAGCCTGCTTTGCGTTTGGCTTTGCAAACTCGTGAACAACACATCCGTCGTGAAAAGGCGACTTCAAATATTTGTACAGCCCAAGTGTTATTAGCAAATATGGCTTCGATGTATGCGGTTTACCACGGACCTCAAGGTCTTAAGAAAATCGCTCTTCGTGTTCAGCGTCTGACTGGTATTTTAGCTGAAGGTTTAAACAAGCTTGGTTTCAAAGTAGCGCCGGGCGCTTTCTTTGACACTGTGACTGTGACGACAGATAAAGCGGCCGCGATCATTGCAAGTGCTGAAAAAATGCAAATGAACTTCCGCAATTTCGGCAACAACAAATTGGGTGTTTCGTTAAATGAAACAACTTCTTTGGAAGATGTTGAAATGATCTGGGCTGCTTTCAATCTTGGCAACATGCCGACATTCACGGCGTTATCAGTGGATGAAGCGCTTAAAGATATCGAAATCCCTGCGAACCTGACCCGTAACTCAGCTTACATGACTCACGTGGTGTTTAACTCTCACCACAGCGAAACTGAAATTTTGCGCTACATCCATCAGTTGCAAAACAAAGACATCACTTTGACTCATTCCATGATTCCACTTGGATCATGCACGATGAAGTTAAATGCAACGACAGAACTTGTTCCAGTGTCATGGCCAGAGATAAGCAAACTTCATCCATTTGCACCGACTATTCAAGCGGCTGGTTTGATTGAAATGATTCATGACCTAGAAAAGAAACTTGCTGACATCACTGGTTTTGCGGCTGTGAGTTTGCAACCAAATGCGGGTTCCCAAGGTGAATACGCGGGTCTATTGGTGATTCGTAAGTATCACCAATCTCGCAACCAAGGTCATCGTAACATCTGCTTGATCCCATCTTCTGCCCATGGAACAAATCCTGCGTCTGCAGCGCTTGTGAACATGGAAGTTGTAGTAGTCGCGTGTGACGATCAAGGTAACGTCGATATTGCTGATCTTAAAGCGAAGGCTGAACAACATAAAAACAATCTTGCTGCTTTGATGATCACTTACCCTTCAACTCACGGTGTGTTTGAAGAAGGTATCGTTGAGATTTGCAAAATCATCCACGATAACGGCGGTCAAGTTTACATGGACGGCGCCAACATGAATGCCCTTGTTGGTATGTGCCGTCCTGGAACTTTCGGTCCTGACGTATCTCACTTGAACTTACATAAAACATTCTCGATCCCTCACGGTGGTGGCGGACCGGGTGTTGGTCCTATCGGCGTGGGCGCTCACTTAGCCCCATTCTTGCCAAAACATTCTTTGGTGCCAGAGTGTGGACCTAAAGACGGCATTTCTGCGACGACGTCTGCTCCATGGGGAAGCGCTAGTATCCTTCCGATCTCTTGGGCTTACATTACGATGATGGGTGCAGAAGGTTTAAGAAAAGCGACGCTAGTAAGTATCTTAAATGCGAACTACATTGCTAAAAAACTAGAAAGCCATTTCCCAGTTCTTTACAAAGGTAAAAACGGTCTTGTGGCCCATGAATGTATCGTTGACGTTCGTGAAATCAAAAAAACTTCAGGCGTGGATGTTACTGACGTAGCAAAACGTTTGATGGACTTTGGCTTCCACGCGCCAACTATGAGCTTCCCAGTTGCGGGAACTTTGATGATTGAGCCCACTGAATCTGAATCTAAAAAAGAATTGGATCGTTTCATCGACTCTATGATCGCTATCCGCCAAGAAATCGCGACAGTTGAAAGTGGAAAAATCGATAAAGAAAACAATGCGCTTAAGAACGCGCCTCACACAGCTCAAATGTTGATGAAACCTGAATGGAATCATCCGTACAGCCGTGAAGAAGCCGTTTATCCTCTAGAGTGGTTGCGTCTAAACAAGTTCTGGCCTTCGGTTGCCCGCGTGGATAACGCTTACGGGGACCGTAACCTAATTTGTTCTTGCCCTTCATTGGATGAATACAAATAA
- a CDS encoding glycosyltransferase family 9 protein, translating into MKKKVLLIRLDKIGDLICTMCVDQVSFLKDYEVQWVIAKGLKFIPENAEPRRNYLELSKEDWKTSLNALRKFIKEYQPDVAVSFQAPWWVNFALWAEGVKVRAGVLSQWHSFLFLNKGLRQKRSRAVQHEAAYNMDLLAHALNTSSPGTDIPVLKLNAADNAPLLEKHGLKPQSYVVVHPGMAGSALNWPIPRYIEFIKKASEQSMMVLTGTPADEVWLTEIKETFKNNSQVLSLQNQLNAGELFTVLKNAKAVVAPSTGVAHMAASLGTPVLGIYSPVRVQHPRRWAARGKNVQIFMPENQDPDQVDPSCMLEIQADDLLKALNSL; encoded by the coding sequence ATGAAGAAAAAAGTTCTTCTTATCAGACTTGATAAAATTGGCGACCTGATTTGCACCATGTGTGTAGATCAGGTTTCTTTTTTGAAGGACTATGAAGTTCAGTGGGTTATCGCCAAGGGACTTAAATTTATCCCGGAAAACGCAGAACCACGCAGAAATTATCTGGAGCTTTCTAAAGAGGACTGGAAAACGTCCTTAAATGCCTTACGCAAGTTTATTAAAGAATATCAACCCGATGTGGCGGTCAGCTTTCAGGCCCCGTGGTGGGTGAATTTCGCGCTTTGGGCTGAAGGCGTGAAAGTTCGCGCTGGCGTTCTATCTCAGTGGCATAGCTTTTTGTTTTTAAATAAAGGATTACGACAGAAACGAAGCCGAGCAGTTCAACATGAAGCTGCTTACAACATGGATTTGCTTGCCCACGCTTTAAATACTTCTTCGCCCGGCACGGATATCCCTGTTTTAAAATTGAATGCCGCCGACAATGCTCCGCTTTTAGAAAAGCACGGCTTAAAGCCACAATCCTACGTTGTGGTTCATCCCGGGATGGCGGGTTCAGCTTTGAATTGGCCGATCCCGCGCTATATTGAATTTATTAAAAAAGCCTCTGAGCAATCGATGATGGTGCTTACCGGTACTCCTGCCGATGAAGTATGGCTGACTGAAATTAAAGAAACCTTTAAAAATAATTCTCAGGTTTTATCTCTGCAAAATCAGCTGAATGCCGGGGAACTGTTTACCGTTTTAAAAAATGCGAAAGCTGTTGTTGCACCAAGTACGGGAGTTGCTCATATGGCAGCTTCATTAGGAACCCCAGTTTTAGGCATTTATTCGCCAGTCCGTGTTCAGCATCCCCGTCGCTGGGCTGCCCGCGGGAAGAACGTTCAGATCTTCATGCCTGAAAACCAAGACCCGGACCAAGTAGATCCTTCATGCATGCTTGAGATTCAGGCGGATGATTTGCTAAAGGCCTTAAATTCGCTGTAA
- a CDS encoding small ribosomal subunit Rsm22 family protein, whose protein sequence is MQRLYTYPASFEESISRALSKHQLTLKDSKALAKCVMALSDYFIHRPESPTPWNESWAQVAYLCYYLPLNSTRLRALIDEGDKRGFFDGLDRVIDFGAGLATASLTLSEKHPLKFHLVERAAEPQQLIENFFPQFKCEEWVRTFSSGRLKDPKKTLALFSYSLTELADLPDWAYECEALMLVEPSTQQDGRKLLGLRQKLLDKGYYAWAPCTHQLACPLLMNSKTDWCHDRVHFQAPEWFLKMEEQLPMKNRTLTMSYVLMRKTPPQPIQAARMVGDLLKEKGKDRQLVCRGPQREFLAWMHKTGISQEIPRGVLVELPNDMQVVSNELRLKSEIKVL, encoded by the coding sequence ATGCAAAGACTTTACACTTACCCAGCTTCATTTGAAGAATCCATCAGCCGTGCATTATCAAAGCATCAGCTGACGCTTAAGGATTCCAAAGCGCTAGCGAAATGTGTAATGGCTTTATCGGATTATTTCATTCATCGCCCTGAATCCCCAACACCGTGGAATGAATCTTGGGCCCAGGTTGCCTACCTTTGTTACTATTTACCGCTTAATTCCACCCGCCTTCGCGCGCTGATTGATGAGGGTGACAAACGCGGCTTTTTTGATGGCTTAGATCGAGTGATTGATTTCGGTGCGGGCTTGGCGACAGCTTCACTTACTTTGTCTGAAAAACATCCTTTGAAGTTTCATTTAGTTGAAAGAGCTGCAGAACCACAGCAACTGATTGAAAACTTCTTCCCGCAATTTAAGTGTGAAGAATGGGTCAGAACTTTTAGCTCTGGCCGACTGAAAGATCCTAAAAAAACTCTGGCGCTGTTTTCCTATTCACTGACTGAATTAGCAGACCTTCCTGATTGGGCTTATGAATGTGAAGCGTTGATGTTAGTGGAACCGTCTACGCAACAAGATGGCCGAAAGCTTTTAGGATTACGCCAGAAGCTTTTAGATAAGGGTTACTATGCGTGGGCACCATGTACTCATCAACTAGCTTGCCCGCTGTTAATGAATTCTAAAACTGACTGGTGCCATGACCGAGTTCATTTCCAGGCGCCAGAATGGTTTTTAAAAATGGAAGAACAGCTTCCAATGAAAAACCGCACCCTGACGATGAGTTACGTTTTAATGCGTAAGACACCTCCACAACCTATTCAAGCGGCTCGCATGGTCGGTGATTTACTGAAGGAAAAAGGAAAGGATCGCCAGTTGGTGTGCCGAGGGCCTCAACGCGAGTTTTTAGCTTGGATGCACAAGACCGGTATTAGCCAAGAAATTCCAAGAGGAGTTTTGGTGGAACTTCCCAATGATATGCAGGTTGTTTCAAACGAACTTCGTTTAAAAAGCGAAATTAAAGTCCTGTAG
- a CDS encoding DUF4423 domain-containing protein: MQDVKQNSDFRQFLEDELARRSQNYPRYSLRAFARHLEVDSSFLSKILNGKRTVTMRTIRMFGERLNLTPDELSRFGEISREKKMKRKLERLLEKMPTEEREQSTISITVDENRLPEAKEKIKAFRKELAQFLDTGVAGGRTYQISVSLFPVSGFGPNE; this comes from the coding sequence ATGCAGGACGTAAAACAAAACTCAGATTTTAGACAGTTTCTTGAAGATGAATTGGCTCGCCGTAGCCAAAACTATCCCCGTTATTCATTGCGTGCGTTCGCGCGCCACTTGGAAGTGGACTCGTCTTTCTTGTCCAAAATTCTAAATGGCAAACGAACTGTCACAATGAGAACAATTCGTATGTTCGGGGAGCGTTTGAACCTTACTCCAGACGAATTATCGCGTTTCGGCGAAATCAGCCGTGAAAAGAAAATGAAGCGCAAACTTGAGCGCCTTTTGGAGAAAATGCCGACAGAAGAGCGCGAGCAATCTACAATTTCAATCACTGTAGATGAAAATCGTCTTCCTGAAGCAAAAGAAAAAATCAAAGCATTCCGTAAAGAGTTGGCTCAGTTCCTTGATACAGGTGTTGCTGGTGGCAGAACTTACCAAATTTCTGTTTCACTTTTCCCAGTATCAGGTTTCGGTCCTAACGAATAG
- a CDS encoding SAM-dependent methyltransferase, with the protein MYQLTPRLQFIHDHLISGEPVWDFCCDHGIVGLSAYKSGKFPEIYFVDQVSSIMEKLSRRFAEKFLRVEQNTQVQFLTLPGEEVKDVLKGTVVIAGVGGIAIHKIVKNLHEQGLLKATRLILGPQRDEQKLEEMLCQMLDSDYKICNVDYRIEERGRTRKLLIFNKK; encoded by the coding sequence ATGTATCAACTTACTCCGCGACTGCAGTTTATCCATGATCATCTAATTTCTGGAGAGCCCGTATGGGACTTCTGTTGTGATCACGGGATTGTTGGCCTTTCTGCTTACAAAAGCGGCAAGTTCCCCGAGATCTATTTTGTCGATCAAGTCAGCAGCATTATGGAAAAACTAAGCCGACGATTCGCTGAAAAGTTCCTTCGTGTGGAACAAAACACACAGGTTCAGTTTTTAACTCTTCCAGGTGAAGAAGTTAAAGACGTGTTAAAGGGAACAGTGGTGATTGCTGGAGTTGGTGGCATCGCCATTCATAAAATTGTTAAGAATCTGCACGAGCAAGGTTTGTTAAAAGCCACACGCTTGATACTGGGGCCACAACGTGACGAACAAAAGTTGGAAGAAATGCTCTGTCAAATGCTCGATTCTGACTACAAGATTTGTAATGTAGATTACAGAATTGAAGAGCGAGGACGCACTCGTAAGTTATTGATATTTAATAAAAAATAA
- the gcvT gene encoding glycine cleavage system aminomethyltransferase GcvT, which translates to MKKTPLADTHVNLGARMVDFAGWYMPVQYVGLREEHDNVRKNVGLFDVSHMGEVRVKGPKALETLEWLTTNDVAKLNDGEAQYSLLPNDQGGLVDDIIVYCLKKNEDYLVCVNASNKDKDFAWMNKHNNGADLVDESDLWGQIAIQGPKALELCDRVFGFKVSEMKPFHLQHGTFQNHKIMVATTGYTGEKGCEVFVEAGGTVALWNELLEKGKDLGVMAIGLGARDTLRTEVKYSLYGHEIDDTTNPYEAGLGWVIKPAKKDFMGKVLIVGKKEAGLTKSLIGFKMLEKGIPRQGYSLFSFDNKEIGKVTSGTHSPTLDEPIGIAYIDLAYAKEGTEFHLDIRGRKVKAVVVKTPFVQK; encoded by the coding sequence ATGAAAAAGACGCCTTTAGCAGATACGCATGTAAATTTGGGTGCACGCATGGTCGACTTCGCTGGTTGGTATATGCCTGTGCAATACGTTGGCCTTCGCGAAGAACATGATAATGTTCGTAAGAACGTTGGTTTGTTCGACGTTTCCCACATGGGTGAGGTTCGTGTGAAGGGACCAAAAGCTTTAGAAACTTTAGAGTGGTTAACAACGAATGACGTTGCAAAACTAAATGACGGTGAAGCGCAATACTCTCTTCTTCCGAATGACCAAGGTGGTTTGGTTGACGACATCATCGTTTATTGCTTAAAGAAAAATGAAGACTATCTTGTTTGCGTGAACGCTTCTAACAAAGACAAAGACTTTGCTTGGATGAATAAACACAACAACGGTGCAGACCTTGTTGATGAAAGTGACCTTTGGGGGCAAATCGCGATTCAAGGACCAAAAGCACTTGAACTTTGCGATCGCGTTTTCGGTTTCAAAGTTAGCGAAATGAAACCCTTCCATCTTCAACACGGCACTTTCCAAAATCACAAGATCATGGTGGCAACAACGGGTTACACCGGCGAAAAAGGCTGCGAAGTTTTCGTTGAGGCTGGCGGCACAGTGGCTTTGTGGAATGAACTTCTAGAAAAAGGCAAAGACTTGGGAGTCATGGCCATCGGCCTCGGTGCCCGTGATACTTTGCGCACGGAAGTGAAGTACTCTCTGTACGGTCACGAAATTGATGACACAACGAATCCTTATGAAGCCGGCCTTGGTTGGGTAATTAAACCAGCTAAAAAAGACTTCATGGGTAAAGTGTTAATCGTGGGCAAAAAAGAAGCAGGTCTAACGAAAAGTTTGATCGGTTTTAAGATGCTAGAGAAGGGCATTCCACGTCAGGGTTACAGCCTATTTTCTTTTGACAACAAAGAAATCGGCAAGGTAACTAGTGGTACACACTCACCGACCCTGGATGAACCTATTGGCATCGCTTACATCGATCTAGCGTATGCTAAAGAGGGAACAGAGTTCCACCTGGATATCCGCGGCCGTAAAGTAAAAGCAGTGGTTGTTAAGACCCCTTTTGTTCAGAAATAA
- the gcvH gene encoding glycine cleavage system protein GcvH, which produces MAFHIPEDYYYTKEHEWAQVDENIVTVGITEFAQDQLGEIVYVELPEEGQKITQGQTFGVIESVKAVSDLYAPVSGTVIEVNTALGDDPSVLNDDPVNEGWLVRIEMDTEKELANLMRAPDYKKLISEK; this is translated from the coding sequence ATGGCATTTCACATCCCAGAAGACTACTACTACACAAAAGAACACGAATGGGCTCAGGTTGACGAGAACATCGTAACTGTTGGTATCACTGAGTTTGCTCAAGACCAACTTGGTGAAATCGTTTACGTGGAACTTCCAGAAGAAGGTCAAAAAATCACTCAAGGCCAAACTTTCGGTGTTATCGAATCAGTAAAAGCCGTGAGCGACCTTTATGCTCCTGTTTCAGGCACAGTTATCGAAGTAAACACAGCTTTGGGTGACGATCCTTCAGTATTGAACGACGACCCAGTAAATGAAGGCTGGTTGGTTCGCATCGAAATGGATACTGAAAAAGAATTAGCGAACCTTATGAGAGCTCCTGATTACAAAAAGTTGATCAGCGAGAAATAA
- a CDS encoding HNH endonuclease, translating into MRWLKRRFYSFLWFIAKLPFKLIFLSLRWVFSDKRLNRDGYVLKKSHSDGKDRLEHRVVAEGILGRRLEHWEVVHHINGKRDDNRASNLCVMSRTGHDRYHRWYDKVYESYKRYPPRETQLRQLTERFGGVLLGDSVRKKAG; encoded by the coding sequence ATGAGATGGCTTAAAAGACGCTTTTACAGTTTCCTTTGGTTTATTGCCAAGCTTCCTTTCAAGCTGATCTTTCTATCTTTGCGCTGGGTCTTTTCTGACAAGCGGTTAAATCGTGATGGTTACGTTCTTAAGAAATCGCATTCAGATGGCAAGGATCGCCTTGAGCATCGAGTTGTGGCGGAAGGAATTCTTGGTCGGCGTTTGGAGCATTGGGAAGTAGTACATCACATCAATGGCAAGCGTGACGATAACAGAGCTTCTAATCTGTGTGTTATGTCTCGAACGGGGCATGATCGATATCATCGCTGGTACGACAAGGTTTATGAGAGTTATAAAAGGTATCCACCTCGGGAAACCCAGCTTCGTCAGTTGACGGAGAGGTTTGGCGGAGTGCTTTTGGGGGATTCGGTTAGGAAGAAAGCTGGGTAA
- a CDS encoding GYD domain-containing protein — MALYLTKFSYTPEAWARLISHGEDRRKAAQTYIEAVGGKLNGFWYAFGCHDGYIVWEAPDNVAMTAVAIAITAGGAVKDYETTVLVTVDDTLEALKKAAQVKYKPPGTA, encoded by the coding sequence ATGGCGCTTTATCTGACGAAGTTCAGCTACACACCCGAAGCTTGGGCCCGATTAATCAGTCATGGCGAGGATCGTCGCAAGGCTGCGCAAACTTATATTGAAGCTGTGGGTGGGAAACTAAATGGCTTCTGGTATGCGTTTGGCTGTCATGATGGATACATTGTCTGGGAAGCTCCGGATAACGTTGCAATGACGGCTGTGGCGATAGCGATCACCGCTGGAGGCGCCGTCAAAGATTATGAGACTACCGTGCTTGTGACGGTAGACGATACATTAGAAGCGCTTAAAAAAGCTGCGCAAGTGAAGTACAAGCCCCCAGGGACTGCGTAA
- a CDS encoding GNAT family N-acetyltransferase: MSRALTNFSVKQVSAEELNEILEKHFDNAFSNRFAAALNFDIDEQSKNKISDRKKNDQRYRLRLLAYEGSEVIGWHFGYAVDAETYYMQNSAIVPAYRKRGAYSKLLDHVLHILTEEGFQVVTSNHHPNNSAVLIPKLKKGFVISSMQFHERFKFLIELRLFLNKERRTAYGKQLGLELDE, encoded by the coding sequence ATGTCCAGAGCGCTAACGAATTTTTCAGTGAAGCAAGTTTCTGCAGAAGAACTTAATGAGATTTTAGAAAAGCATTTTGATAATGCTTTTTCGAATCGATTTGCAGCTGCGCTTAATTTTGATATTGATGAACAGTCTAAAAATAAAATCAGCGATAGAAAGAAAAATGACCAGCGGTACCGTCTGCGGTTATTAGCTTATGAAGGTTCAGAAGTTATTGGGTGGCATTTTGGTTATGCTGTTGATGCAGAAACTTATTACATGCAAAACTCTGCCATTGTTCCCGCATATCGCAAGCGCGGCGCTTATTCTAAACTGTTAGATCATGTATTGCACATCCTTACCGAAGAAGGCTTCCAGGTCGTAACAAGTAATCATCATCCGAATAATTCTGCTGTTCTGATTCCAAAACTAAAAAAAGGTTTTGTAATAAGCAGCATGCAATTTCACGAGCGATTTAAGTTTCTAATTGAGCTTAGATTATTCTTAAATAAAGAACGCCGAACTGCTTATGGAAAGCAGCTTGGTTTGGAATTGGATGAATAA